Sequence from the Rhodocyclaceae bacterium genome:
CTGATGCTGGGCGCCTACGCACTGATGATCCGCGCGGGAATCGGCGTGCACGGCGCCGTGATGGTATTCGGCCTGGTGGTGACGGCATCGATGGCGTTGATCTGGCGCCGGCATGCGCATGACCAGGACGGTTGAACTACCCCGGCATTCATGAGACGCTGAACCATCATCGTGAAGGAGACATGCATGGGACTGCTCGACCAACTCGCCGGCGGCATCGGCGGCCAACTCCTCCAGCAACTGGGCGGCGGCGGACAGCAGAATCCTCTGCTGCAGATGGCGCTGGGCCTGCTGCAGCAGCCGGGCGGTCTGCAGGGCCTCATCGATCGACTCCAGCAGGGCGGCCTGGGAGAGCAGGCGGCGTCCTGGGTCGGAACCGGGTCGAACCTGCCGGTAGATCCCGCGCAATTGCAGCAGGCGCTCGGCGGCGACTGGATTTCCGCGCTCGCCGCGCAGATCGGGACGTCGCCGGAACAGGCGTCGCAGTCGGTCGCTTCGCTGTTGCCCGATGTGGTCGACAAGCTCACACCGGATGGCACGGTCGGCGACCTGCAATCGCTGGTGCCACAGGGGCTCGAATCGCTCCTCGGCGGCAAGCCGTTCGGCTGACCGTTCGCCTCGGGGCGCGCCTCAGTACGATTCGTCGTCGAGGTCGCGTCCACCGCGGACCACCGTCCAGGTCGGCGGCTGCTCGCGGTGCGGCTCGAGCTCGACCCGTTCTGGTCGGCTTCCAGACAGGGTCACGCAGCCCTGAAGCCTGCGCATCCCGTCATCACTGAACTCGAAGCGGTAGGTCCGGCGCAGCCGCAGCATCCCCCCCTGCTCTCGCACCGGCCGCACTGACGCGAGGGAAACCGTCGCGTCGAGCAGCTGGCAGCCAGCAGCCTCCGTCGAGCGGCGCGCACTGTCGAGGGCGGCCTCGCGGGCACGCATCGAGTCGAACCAGAACGCGCCCAGCCCTGCACAGGCGATCAGGAAAAGGATTTCCGCGGTCATCGGGTCGATGTCA
This genomic interval carries:
- a CDS encoding DUF937 domain-containing protein gives rise to the protein MGLLDQLAGGIGGQLLQQLGGGGQQNPLLQMALGLLQQPGGLQGLIDRLQQGGLGEQAASWVGTGSNLPVDPAQLQQALGGDWISALAAQIGTSPEQASQSVASLLPDVVDKLTPDGTVGDLQSLVPQGLESLLGGKPFG
- a CDS encoding DUF3301 domain-containing protein, producing MTAEILFLIACAGLGAFWFDSMRAREAALDSARRSTEAAGCQLLDATVSLASVRPVREQGGMLRLRRTYRFEFSDDGMRRLQGCVTLSGSRPERVELEPHREQPPTWTVVRGGRDLDDESY